One window of the Gammaproteobacteria bacterium genome contains the following:
- a CDS encoding NAD-dependent epimerase/dehydratase family protein has translation MLVAIAGGTGFVGRHLVLENLEAGNSVRVLTRRSSSAVELPDGVKLYRGDLTQDIEILPSFVDGADVVFHCAGEIINKDDMYGINVQGTRNLLDAASNSIGHWVQLSSVGVYGRYRDAVITEQTPERPVGIYEETKAEADRLVQATSAKGLISCTILRPSIVFGPEMPNRSLVKLATMVKRGLFFFIGPPGASANYIHVKNVVEALLQCACIPHNSGRIYNLSDWCTLEEFVEMIARCVGRTMPKLRLPERPVRWIVRRLETVPGMPLTDARIDALVNRCRYSSTRIEEELHYVHKVSMGEGLRESIASWQLCRL, from the coding sequence ATGCTCGTTGCCATTGCCGGAGGCACAGGTTTTGTCGGGCGGCACCTTGTCTTAGAGAATCTAGAAGCGGGCAATTCCGTTCGTGTGTTGACCCGGCGTTCTTCGAGCGCTGTCGAGTTGCCAGACGGAGTGAAACTGTACAGGGGTGATCTAACGCAGGATATCGAGATCTTGCCCAGCTTCGTCGATGGCGCAGACGTGGTCTTTCACTGTGCAGGCGAGATCATTAACAAGGACGACATGTACGGGATAAACGTACAAGGTACGCGCAATCTATTAGACGCCGCGTCGAACAGCATTGGGCACTGGGTACAGTTAAGCAGTGTGGGGGTCTATGGTCGATATCGGGATGCGGTCATTACCGAACAAACTCCTGAGAGGCCGGTAGGAATCTACGAGGAAACTAAAGCGGAGGCGGACCGGCTTGTTCAGGCGACAAGCGCGAAGGGCCTTATAAGCTGTACGATTCTTCGACCGTCGATCGTATTTGGCCCCGAGATGCCCAACCGATCTTTGGTTAAGTTGGCAACAATGGTCAAACGCGGTTTATTCTTTTTTATTGGGCCGCCGGGGGCGTCAGCAAACTATATTCACGTCAAAAACGTAGTAGAGGCACTGCTCCAGTGTGCTTGTATACCGCACAATAGTGGGCGAATCTATAACCTCTCCGATTGGTGCACACTTGAGGAGTTTGTGGAGATGATTGCTCGGTGCGTGGGTAGGACTATGCCTAAGCTGAGGTTGCCGGAGCGTCCGGTTAGGTGGATAGTGCGCAGACTGGAAACGGTCCCAGGTATGCCGCTCACTGATGCAAGAATCGATGCGTTAGTGAACCGTTGTAGGTACTCGTCGACCCGTATCGAAGAAGAGCTTCACTATGTCCACAAAGTGTCTATGGGGGAAGGCCTCCGCGAGAGCATAGCATCCTGGCAGCTGTGCAGACTTTAA
- a CDS encoding glycosyltransferase family 4 protein, whose product MSTESSARKVDVGKKSAIEGVKVARISTISYFAVSQLKNQIECLRDQGMQVALICSEGPELSNVRFGAGLSYVAVDLARDFSPAKDLVALFLLIRIFRQYRFAIVHSTTPKAGLLTAISGFICRVPVRLHTFTGQRWATLKGAMHWLSRISDKVIARLNTCCYADSVSQRELLIRKKIVPARKIGVIGKGSLAGVDLDRFSRAKWASSAAETRRNLSISDSSKVILFIGRITGDKGIGELLSAFGQLSNLDYDADLVLLGPLDPDYEGIFSHASRPTATNPRIHYLGYRDCPERYLAITDVLCLPSYREGFGTVVIEAAAMAVPTVGTKITGLCDAIVDGVTGILVPPRNETALFNALRRLLENPELLSKLGSEARARCITDFDAKLINGGLLDEYARLLQHHFSRKRRRK is encoded by the coding sequence GTGTCAACTGAGTCCTCCGCACGAAAGGTTGATGTTGGGAAGAAAAGCGCTATTGAAGGCGTCAAGGTTGCGCGTATTTCAACGATATCGTATTTCGCTGTATCGCAACTTAAGAATCAGATTGAGTGTTTGAGAGATCAAGGTATGCAAGTCGCACTAATTTGTTCTGAAGGACCAGAGTTGTCAAACGTGCGATTTGGTGCTGGACTCAGCTATGTTGCGGTTGACCTGGCGCGCGATTTTTCCCCGGCAAAAGACCTTGTTGCTCTGTTTTTACTGATACGGATATTCCGACAATATCGGTTCGCTATTGTGCATTCCACTACACCGAAGGCGGGCTTGCTGACGGCAATCAGCGGGTTCATTTGCCGTGTGCCTGTGCGATTACACACTTTTACTGGACAACGCTGGGCAACGCTAAAGGGGGCGATGCACTGGCTGAGTCGCATTAGTGACAAGGTGATCGCGCGATTGAATACATGTTGTTATGCCGATAGCGTTAGCCAGCGTGAACTGCTCATAAGAAAGAAAATCGTACCGGCAAGAAAGATTGGCGTCATTGGCAAGGGGTCGCTTGCGGGAGTCGATTTGGACCGCTTCAGTCGGGCAAAATGGGCGAGTTCAGCGGCAGAGACTAGGCGGAATTTATCGATCAGTGACAGTTCTAAGGTTATTCTGTTTATTGGACGTATCACCGGCGATAAAGGTATAGGGGAGTTGCTTTCCGCCTTTGGTCAGCTGTCAAATCTTGATTACGACGCAGATCTGGTATTGTTAGGTCCGCTAGATCCCGACTATGAGGGCATCTTTTCTCATGCTTCGAGGCCCACGGCCACTAATCCCAGAATACATTATCTCGGCTATAGAGATTGCCCAGAGCGCTATCTTGCGATCACCGACGTGCTCTGCTTGCCGAGCTATCGCGAAGGCTTTGGAACGGTAGTCATCGAGGCGGCCGCCATGGCCGTACCTACGGTTGGGACAAAAATTACTGGTCTTTGCGACGCCATAGTTGATGGCGTAACAGGAATTCTAGTGCCACCGCGCAATGAAACTGCTTTGTTTAATGCATTGAGGCGATTACTCGAAAATCCAGAGCTGCTATCAAAATTAGGATCGGAAGCAAGGGCGCGGTGTATTACCGATTTCGATGCAAAACTTATAAACGGTGGCTTGCTGGATGAGTATGCGCGCCTCTTGCAGCACCATTTTAGTCGAAAGCGACGGCGAAAATGA